The genomic interval TTGGGGAGTAGAGCCTACTGTAAACAGAGCATTGATTTATGCTGTTGCAGAAGGTTTTGTTAGCCTCAATGATGGCGGATACTCCTTAACGGACAATGGTATAGCACTTTACAAACTAATGAAAAAGGACAAGGAGCTGTTTAAGGATGAGAAAGTATTTCTTGAAAAAATAGGCAAAAACGGAATATCGGAACAAAGGATTAAGGATCTTTCTAGTAAATTTTTATAAAATATAATATGCTTCATTTAAATGCTTTAAGGCTAGAAATAAATACTACAAATGGATTGTACGGTGTGACTATCCCTTTTGAAAGTGGTTTAAATATCATTAGGGCAAATAATACAAGTGGAAAAAGCACAGTCTTTCAATCCATCTTATATGCTTTAGGATTCGAGGAGCTGATAGGTTTGAAGAATGATAAAACTATGCAGTCAGTGCTTAAAGATGTCGTGATTGATGGGGAAAGCAGTTTTGAAGTTATACAATCCGCAATTTCGCTAGAGGTATTTAATGGGCAACAAACCATTACTGTAAAACGAAGTGTTGTCAACGAAAAACGAAAGCCACAGTTAATCGACGTCACATTTGGACCACAAATAACTAAAAATGAAGATACCTATGAACTAAGGCAGATGTATGTCCATGATAAAGGTGCTGCATCAGATGAAGTTTATGGTTTTCACGCATTTCTTGAGGAATTTTTGAATTGGAATTTACCAGATGTTATAGATACCAACGGTAACAGTACCAAATTATATATGCCTCTTATCGCTCCTGCTTTCATCATTGAACAGAAATCTGGTTGGTCATCTTTCTTTGCTACAATTCCTTGGTATGGGGTTAAGAATGCGGAAGAGAGAGTTATTGAATTTCTGTTAAACTTGGATGTATTTCAGAATGAGCAATCCAGAATTAGCTTAAACATTAATAAGCGCTTAATACAGGAAAAATGGACTATCTTGTTTGATGATTTTCAGAATTTGGCCGAGAAAGGAAATGCTGAGGTTGCTGGATTGGAAGCTTTTCCTGTGATTATCAATAATATTAATGAAATCTATTTTAGAGTATTTAGAAACGACAAATACTTTTTGGTTCCCGAGTTAATAGAAGAATTAACAGACGAATTTGATCAATTAAATCAACAAACAGAGGTTACTGTTGGCGAAAATTTGGAAAAAAATCAAACTCGTTTAAATCTTTTAAACGACAACTTACTAAAGATTGGCTTTAGATATCACCAATTATCGGACGAACTTTTACACGAAAAAGAAAAGTTTAGACAATATATCCAGCAAAGAAAATCTGTACAAGAAGATTTGGATAAAAATAAATCTGCCGAGAAGATGCTTAAACTTGGTGGTGATGTACATGCACAAGTCGCTAACAACTTGTGCCCTACCTGTGGGCAGGGTATAAATGATTCCCTATTGCCAGAGGGCGTCGATCAAGTCCCAATGCAAATTTCTGATAATATCAACTTTTTATCATCCCAACTCAAAATGCTTGAGGCTTTTATAAACAGCCAACGCACCAAGATTCAAGAAAAAGATAATGTTTTAGCTGCGTATAATAACAGATTGAACGAAATACGTCAAGAAATAAGAAATATTAAAAGAGACTTAGTATCTGATGAAAGGCTGCCCTCTGAGGAACTAATAGAAAGAAAGATTAATACGAAACGTCTGGTCAACTTTTATGTTGAACTTCTGGAAAAAATAGAGTCACTAAAAAATAGATTATTATTGCTATCCAAAGAGTGGGAAAAATTAAAACAAAGAGAGGCAGATCTGTCAGGTGATTTCTTTTCTGTCTTAGACCGAGAAAAAATCCAGCTATTACAGGATACATTCTTGAAATTACTTAAAGACTTTAACTATCAGAGTAAAGATAAAAATGCTATAAAAATTTCGACAGATAAGTACTTGCCAGTTATTGAAGTTAGATTGCCAAATGAAAAGCCGAAAAGCTATGACATAAGATTTGACAGCTCTGGAAGTGATCACATAAGATGTATGTGGGCTTATTATCTAGCACTTTTTGAAACATCTAAGCGATTGGGAGGCAACCATCCAAAATTATTAATTTTTGACGAACCACAGCAACAATCTGCCTCTACAATAGATTTTCATGCGTTCTTAAAAGAACTTAGTATTAATGAAGATGCTCAAAGCATCGTATTCGCTTCGTTTCAAAACTCTATAAAGGATTTTGAAGAAGCAACAGAAGGATTAAAATTTACTAAAATTGAGGGCAATGGAAGATTTGTGCAAAAAGTGGAAATATAACCTCAATTTATTTGCCGATGATTATTATATCATAATAAAAAAAGCCCTTACCACACATATGATAAGGGCTTTTTGTACGACCACTTAATTTGTACGACCACTTAAATTAACACATACTGTTATTTCCCCGCATTCTTCTTGGCGGTTACCTCATTTCTGATGTCCTGTGCCAATGCCTTGCTTTGCTGTAAAGCGTTCCTAAGCCTTGTACCTGCGGCCTTGTTCCCTTTTTCAATGCAGGTAGGTGGTCGTGTTCCGCAACAGGGTCTTAAAATATCGCGTGAAGATCAGGAACGATTTTACTTTTTCTCAAAACCACTACTGAAAAAAATTCTTAATATATCCAGAAAGTTGGGTGGCGGACACATGCAGGGCCACAGCGCACATTATTTTATTGAAATAATGAGTGAGGCTTTACGCTTTGATGCTCAGTTTGCTTTGGCATCGACCACAGAAGTTACAAAGATGGCAGCGGGAACAAATTATACGTTTGACCATTCTGCAATAGGGGAGGTAGTAAAGTTCACCGAGAGATTACTTGCAGATCATAAGGCTATGTTGTTGGAGCCCGATGCTTTTGCAGAGATTATGAGTTTGCTGAACATTTATGTAAAGTCTGGGTGGCCGGAAGCGTTGGATTTACTTTGGAAACTGGATGATATTTTCCGGTAAATCAGTTGATTGGGATCAAAAATGTTTAAATAGGCTTATTCAAAAGTTCGTTTTCAACCAGGCTTAATGCTCTAAAAAAGCCTAAATCGGGGATGCTCGTATATTTCAATACCGCCTCTTTAAAATGGATGTCAAATGAGTTGTAAAAACTTGGTTTATCATTTAAAATGAGTACAGGTAATTGCGAACGGCAGATGCTAAATTGGTCAGCGGTTATGTCAATTAGATGTTCTCTGTCTTCAAGCCAGGCATGTGTATAAAAATGTTCCGTATTCGACCATCCGGATACAAGGTCAAATATCCCATATCCATTTTTGTTCAATAATATGCCTAGCAATATTGAACTATCCATGCAAGCCCCCGCTGGAAAATCATTGAAGCCTATGTAGCAGCTTCTGATTTCTTCACGCATTAAAGATTTTTTTACTTTCCAGACAAACTCTAATAATTCCATAATTCTCTAATCAATATAGAAATTTATATATTGAACAGACAAGTGTTTTAAATATGGCCTCAACAGAACTTCCTATTCCGTATTGGTATCGATTGTTAGATAATTGGGTTTGCATCCAGGATAACTCTGGTCTAAGTATTCCTTTTTTGATCGGCGCAAAAAGCATAA from Pedobacter indicus carries:
- a CDS encoding ATP-binding protein, coding for MLHLNALRLEINTTNGLYGVTIPFESGLNIIRANNTSGKSTVFQSILYALGFEELIGLKNDKTMQSVLKDVVIDGESSFEVIQSAISLEVFNGQQTITVKRSVVNEKRKPQLIDVTFGPQITKNEDTYELRQMYVHDKGAASDEVYGFHAFLEEFLNWNLPDVIDTNGNSTKLYMPLIAPAFIIEQKSGWSSFFATIPWYGVKNAEERVIEFLLNLDVFQNEQSRISLNINKRLIQEKWTILFDDFQNLAEKGNAEVAGLEAFPVIINNINEIYFRVFRNDKYFLVPELIEELTDEFDQLNQQTEVTVGENLEKNQTRLNLLNDNLLKIGFRYHQLSDELLHEKEKFRQYIQQRKSVQEDLDKNKSAEKMLKLGGDVHAQVANNLCPTCGQGINDSLLPEGVDQVPMQISDNINFLSSQLKMLEAFINSQRTKIQEKDNVLAAYNNRLNEIRQEIRNIKRDLVSDERLPSEELIERKINTKRLVNFYVELLEKIESLKNRLLLLSKEWEKLKQREADLSGDFFSVLDREKIQLLQDTFLKLLKDFNYQSKDKNAIKISTDKYLPVIEVRLPNEKPKSYDIRFDSSGSDHIRCMWAYYLALFETSKRLGGNHPKLLIFDEPQQQSASTIDFHAFLKELSINEDAQSIVFASFQNSIKDFEEATEGLKFTKIEGNGRFVQKVEI